One genomic region from Alkalilimnicola sp. S0819 encodes:
- a CDS encoding Lpp/OprI family alanine-zipper lipoprotein has translation MLESLKTASKLSAAALALGLLAGCAANGNGNLAQQVEDAQDTANQAQATAQEALSKAEAAMSAANDAKEMASRAEGLAKAAQFSADRNEKKIERAFKKSMYK, from the coding sequence ATGTTGGAAAGCCTGAAGACCGCCTCCAAACTGTCTGCCGCTGCCCTGGCCCTGGGCCTGCTGGCTGGCTGCGCCGCCAACGGTAACGGCAACCTGGCTCAGCAGGTGGAAGACGCTCAGGATACTGCCAACCAGGCCCAGGCCACCGCTCAGGAAGCGTTGAGCAAGGCTGAAGCGGCCATGAGCGCTGCCAACGACGCCAAAGAAATGGCCTCCCGTGCCGAAGGCCTGGCCAAGGCGGCTCAGTTCTCCGCCGATCGCAACGAGAAGAAAATCGAGCGCGCTTTCAAGAAATCCATGTACAAGTAA
- a CDS encoding TatD family hydrolase — MNTAHLIDIGVNLCHESLRKDLTGVLERARAAGVTHMILTGTNAPQSETALALARQTGFHSTAGFHPHHASEFDASGLALLRELASAREVVAIGECGLDFNRDFSPRPAQERAFEQQLELAAELRLPVFLHQRDAHARFVAILRAYRDHLVDAVAHCFTGDRGELRAYRDLDLHVGITGWVCDERRGQALREAVNDVPDERLMLETDAPFLMPRTIRPRPKRNVNEPAYLPWVLQEVARLRGQEPDTVARMSTRNARRFFRLPDADTALQARP; from the coding sequence ATGAACACAGCGCATTTGATCGATATCGGCGTGAACCTCTGCCATGAATCCCTGCGCAAGGACCTGACCGGCGTACTGGAGCGCGCCCGGGCGGCCGGCGTAACGCACATGATCCTCACCGGCACCAACGCGCCCCAGAGCGAAACCGCCCTTGCGCTCGCCCGCCAGACGGGCTTTCACAGCACGGCGGGCTTCCACCCTCACCATGCCAGCGAGTTCGATGCCTCGGGGCTGGCCCTGCTGCGGGAACTGGCGTCGGCGCGGGAGGTGGTCGCCATCGGCGAGTGCGGTCTGGACTTCAACCGGGATTTCTCACCGCGCCCGGCCCAGGAGCGCGCCTTCGAACAACAACTGGAATTGGCCGCGGAGCTGCGCTTGCCGGTCTTCCTGCACCAGCGCGATGCCCACGCGCGTTTCGTCGCCATCCTGCGCGCTTATCGCGACCACCTGGTGGACGCTGTCGCTCACTGCTTCACGGGTGATCGCGGAGAACTCCGGGCCTATCGGGATCTGGATCTGCATGTGGGGATCACGGGCTGGGTCTGCGATGAGCGCCGCGGACAGGCCCTGCGGGAGGCCGTGAACGACGTGCCCGATGAGCGGCTGATGCTGGAGACCGACGCGCCGTTCCTGATGCCGCGCACCATACGCCCACGCCCCAAGCGTAACGTCAACGAACCGGCCTACCTGCCCTGGGTGTTGCAGGAGGTGGCGCGCTTGCGCGGCCAGGAGCCGGATACCGTGGCGCGCATGAGCACGCGGAACGCACGGCGTTTTTTCCGTTTGCCGGACGCTGACACGGCACTGCAGGCGCGGCCATGA
- the dusA gene encoding tRNA dihydrouridine(20/20a) synthase DusA, translating to MQTETPLNRRLSVAPMMDWTDRHARYFLRLCAPNALLYTEMVTAAAVTHGDRAYLLGFDAFEQPLALQLGGSDPVQLAQAAALGERYGYREINLNVGCPSDRVQAGRFGACLLKEPVLVAQCVAAMSRACGLPVTVKTRIGVDEQDSYEALCAFVETVAAAGCRSFTLHARKAWLQGLSPKENREIPPLDYPRVYRLKADYPQLEIIINGGISRLDAVREHLARVDGVMIGREAYHNPYALAEWDAALFGDGSPARSRHEVLAAYLPYVQARLEDGLRLQAMARHVLGLFQGRPGAKAWRRYISENAHRAGAGVEVLEEAARRVPEDSAATAEA from the coding sequence ATGCAGACCGAGACCCCGCTCAATCGCCGCCTGTCCGTCGCCCCGATGATGGACTGGACGGACCGTCACGCCCGTTACTTCCTGCGCCTGTGCGCGCCGAACGCCTTGCTCTACACCGAGATGGTGACGGCGGCGGCGGTGACCCACGGTGATCGGGCGTATCTGCTCGGTTTCGACGCCTTCGAACAACCACTCGCCCTGCAACTGGGCGGCAGTGACCCGGTCCAGCTCGCCCAAGCCGCGGCGCTGGGGGAACGGTACGGTTACCGGGAGATCAACCTCAACGTGGGCTGCCCATCGGATCGGGTGCAGGCCGGGCGTTTCGGCGCCTGCCTGCTGAAGGAGCCGGTGCTGGTGGCCCAGTGCGTGGCGGCCATGTCGCGGGCCTGTGGGCTGCCCGTGACGGTGAAGACCCGCATCGGGGTGGACGAGCAGGACAGCTATGAAGCCTTGTGCGCCTTCGTGGAAACCGTGGCGGCTGCGGGTTGCCGCAGTTTCACACTGCATGCGCGCAAGGCCTGGCTGCAGGGCCTGAGCCCGAAGGAGAACCGGGAGATTCCGCCGCTGGATTACCCGCGGGTGTATCGCCTGAAGGCGGATTATCCGCAGTTGGAGATCATCATCAACGGCGGGATCAGCCGGCTGGATGCGGTGCGCGAGCACTTGGCCCGGGTGGATGGGGTGATGATCGGTCGCGAGGCCTACCACAACCCCTATGCGCTGGCCGAATGGGACGCGGCGCTGTTCGGCGATGGCTCGCCGGCGCGCAGCCGCCATGAAGTGCTGGCGGCCTATCTGCCCTATGTGCAGGCGCGGCTGGAAGACGGCCTGCGCCTGCAGGCCATGGCGCGGCATGTATTGGGTTTGTTCCAGGGCCGCCCCGGTGCCAAGGCTTGGCGGCGCTACATCAGCGAGAATGCTCACCGCGCCGGTGCCGGCGTGGAAGTGCTGGAAGAGGCCGCGCGGCGCGTGCCCGAGGACAGCGCGGCGACCGCCGAAGCCTGA
- a CDS encoding L,D-transpeptidase family protein translates to MTRRLLLCLLLLVAAPLAQAEDAWVLVDTQGQRVHVYKGKERIARFPNIAIGRNGAALTRLRGDNTTPLGTFRISRINRESRFHIFLELDYPTLPHAKRALKAGLIDRDAYQTVLDSRLRYGRAPQNTLLGGQIGLHGIGAGDPLIHRRFNWTEGCVALTNDEIEKLASLVKVGTRVIIR, encoded by the coding sequence ATGACCCGCCGGCTGCTGCTCTGCCTGCTGCTTCTGGTCGCTGCCCCGCTCGCCCAGGCCGAGGACGCCTGGGTCCTGGTGGACACCCAGGGCCAGCGGGTGCATGTTTACAAGGGCAAGGAGCGCATCGCGCGCTTCCCGAACATTGCCATCGGCCGTAACGGCGCGGCGCTGACCCGCTTGCGTGGCGACAACACCACGCCGCTGGGCACCTTCCGCATCAGCCGCATCAACCGTGAGAGTCGCTTCCATATCTTTCTGGAACTGGACTACCCCACCCTGCCCCATGCCAAACGAGCCCTGAAAGCCGGCTTGATCGACCGGGACGCTTACCAAACCGTGCTGGATTCACGCCTGCGCTACGGCCGAGCACCGCAGAATACCCTGCTGGGCGGGCAGATCGGGCTGCACGGTATCGGCGCGGGCGACCCCTTGATACACCGACGTTTCAACTGGACGGAAGGCTGCGTGGCGCTGACCAACGACGAGATCGAAAAACTGGCTTCGCTGGTGAAAGTCGGGACTCGCGTTATTATCCGATGA
- a CDS encoding glutaredoxin family protein has translation MSSTLILYGTLGCHLCEEALQLAAPVAEYAGVTLREVDIAGDDALEEAYALSIPVLERQPQGERLYWPFDRAQVETLLRS, from the coding sequence ATGAGCTCCACACTGATTCTCTACGGCACTCTTGGCTGTCATCTGTGCGAGGAAGCGCTGCAGCTGGCGGCGCCGGTCGCCGAGTACGCCGGCGTTACACTGCGGGAAGTGGATATTGCCGGGGATGATGCCCTGGAAGAAGCCTACGCGCTAAGCATCCCTGTGCTGGAGCGTCAACCGCAAGGCGAGCGTCTGTACTGGCCCTTCGACCGGGCGCAGGTGGAAACCTTGCTGCGCTCATGA